The genomic segment GATAATTCCTGTCATAATATCAAATTCTTTAGCTTTAAACTTTTCATATATATTAGTTCTTTCAGCTTCTCTTACTTTTTGAATAACTATTTGTTTTCCATTTTGAATTGCATTTCTTCTAAATTCTTCACAATTTACAGGAACTTTTACAATATCTCCTATTTTACAATTTTTCTTTGTAACTTCTTTTGCATCAGCTGGACTGATTTCAAGTGCAGCATCATATACATCATCTACTACTTTTTTAATTTCGTAAACTTTTATCTCTCCACTTTCTCTGTCAATCTCAACTTGAACATTTTCTTCTTCACCAAAATGTTTTTTATAAGCTGCCAAAAGAGCTTGTTCAACTGTTTCTAATAAACTTTCTTTACTAATTCCTTTTTCTTGTTCTAGAGTAGCTAGTGCTTCAAGAAAAATTTTTCCATCTTTTCCTTTCATTATTTTCCTCCTAAAGTAGACTTATAAATTAAATATTTTTGAAGTCATATACTAAATTAGCTTTTCTAATTTCTTTAAATGGTATTTCTAACATTTCTTTGTTGGTTTTAAGAAAAACAGTTTCATTTTCAAATTTTTCTAAAATTCCTTCAAAATTTTTATTTTCATTTATTTTATGTTTTAAACTTACTTTTACTTTGTTTCCTACAAATCTAACATAATCTTTTTCTTTTTTTAATGGCCTTTCCACTCCAGGAGAAGAAATTTCTAAGAAAAATTTTTCATCGATAATCTTATCAATATCATCTTCTACTGCAACACTAACCTTAGCACAATCATCTAATGAAACCTCTTTATCTAAGAACTCAATATAAATTCTTACATAAAAATATCCACCTTCTTGAAGATATTCAATATCAACTAATTCTAGTCCTTGTTCCTTCAATACAGGTAAAACAATCTTTTCAATTTTTCCTATTATTTCATTTGTATTTTCTTTTGACAATCATGTCACCTCACTTTCATTTTTAGCCATAAATAAAGAGTGGGTTGCCCCACTCTCTCCACAAGCTAGTATAATTAATCTATCGTATTATATCATAATTTTTCAAAAAAATCAAATTATTCTTTAATAAAATGATTATTTTTTATTGTAGAATTTTTATTTATGTTGAGCAATTTATCTATCTTTTTGTTATTTTCTTCATGAATTTTTTTTAGACTTTTTTTATTAAAAAAAAGTTTTATATAAAAGTATTTTTCATTGACAAAAAATATTTAAAAGTGTTAAAATACTTTTATATAAAAGTATTTTCAGGAGGTAATTTTTATGAAAAAAGAAACTTTCTCAAATAAAATCAGTAATATTAGATATTGTTGTAATTCCTTAATCAATCAAGAACTTGCTAATTATGGTTTTCCAGAATTACAATCATCTTATGGAGCAATTATCTATACTCTTTTTAATTATCATCCTCTTACTATGAAAGAATTAGCTGAAAAAGTCCAAAGGGACCCTTCAACTCTTACTGTTTTAGTTAGGAAATTAATTGAAAAAGGTTACATAAAAAAAATTGATAACGAAAAAGATTCACGTTCTAAATTAATTATACTTACTGAAAAATCATATAAAGCAAAAAAAGTTTTTGATAAAATTTCTAAAAAATTAAATAGTGTTATTTGGGAAGATTTTTCTGATGAAGAAATAAAAAATCTTTGTGATGGTTTAGAAAAAATTCATAAAAATTTAAAAACTTTTAATAAATTAGAAAATAATGGGAGGTAATTTATGAAAAAATTATTATTATTTTTTATTTTAATAACAGGAATATTATTTACAAGTTGTGGAGAAGAGAAAAAAACTAATGAAAATAAACCTTTAATTGTTGGTATGGAACTTGCATATCCTCCATTTGAAACTAAAGATTCTAATGGAAATCCTACAGGAATAAGTGTAGATTTTGCAAAAGAATTTGGGAAATTTATAGGAAAAGATGTAAAAATAGAAAATATAGCTTGGGACGGACTTATTCCATCTATTCAAACAAAAAAAGTTGATATGGTAATTTCATCTATGACTATAACAGAAGAAAGAAAAAATATAGTAGATTTTTCTATTCCTTATGCTAATTCTCTTTTAGGAATGTTAATAAATAAAAACTCTCCTATTAAGGATGCTCAAGACCTGAATAAAAATAATATAACTATAGCAGTAAAAACAGGCTCTACTGGATTTATTTATGCTAACAAATATCTAACTAATGCTAAGATAACTTCTTTAGCTGATGAAAGTGCTTGTGTTACTGAAGTTATCCAAGGAAAAGCTGATGTATTTTTATATGACCAGCTTACTATATATAGAAATTGGGAGAAAAATCAAAATACTACTAAAGCTGTATTTATCCCTTTCCAAAATCCTGAAAAATGGGGTGTTGCTGTTAGAAAAGGAGATACAGAACTTTTAAATAAAATGAATGAATTTATAGAAAAATTTAATAAAGAAGGTGGCTTTGATAAGTTAACAGAAAAATATCTATCTGAAGAAAAAGAAAACTTTGATAAATTAGGCTTCAAATGGTTCTTTGATTTAGATGAATAGGAGATGATTAAAATAAAAAATTTATTTTTAGTTACTGATAAAAAAATATCTCTCTCAAAATTTTTAATAAATATTTTTATTTTAGGAATAATAATTTTTTCTGTTGGATATTTTTCATTTAAAAAAATAGGACTTACTCTTGATTTTAGTTTTTTAATTCTTTTAAAATCAAGATTGATAAAAGGTTTTCTTATGACTTTTTATATAAGTCTTGGAAGTTTTATTTTAAGTTCATTGATAGGTATAATTACTGTATTATTCCAAAAGTCTAATATAATTATTCTAAAATATATTTCTCTTTTATATGTAAAATTTATAAGAGGAACCCCCCTTATTATGCAAATCTATTTATTTTTCTATATAATTGGTACTGCTTGGGGAATTGAAAATAGATTTATTGCCGGAATAATAATTTTATCTACATTTGAGGGAGCATATATTTCTGAGATTTTAAGAGGTAGTTTAGATTCTATTGATAAAAGTCAATTAGAAATTGGAAAATCTGTAGGATTTACTAAAAAACAAACTTTTAAATTTGTTATTTTTCCTCAACTAATGGCTAGAACTATGCCAGCTCTTACAGGGCAATTTGCTTCTATTGTAAAAGATTCATCACTTTTATCTATAATAGCTATAATAGAATTAACTCAAACTATGAGAGAAATTTCAGCTACAAATTTTAAATTATTTGAATCTTATATGGCTTTAGGATTACTTTATCTTGTATTTACTCTTCCACTTTCATACATAAGTGAGAAACTAGAAAGGAGGTTTAAATATGAAAGTTAATCTAAAAAATCTTTCTAAAAGTTTTGAAAATAAAAGAACAGTTTTAAAAAATATTAATTTTCATGAAGAGGTCCATTCACTTGCTATTATAGGTCCATCTGGTGGAGGAAAGTCTACCCTTTTAAAAATAATTGGTGGACTTATTAATCCTACTAGTGGAGAAATAGAGATAGATGGAAATAAATTATCTTTTTCTGAAAATGAGCTTTTTAAATATAGAA from the Fusobacterium perfoetens ATCC 29250 genome contains:
- the rimP gene encoding ribosome maturation factor RimP produces the protein MSKENTNEIIGKIEKIVLPVLKEQGLELVDIEYLQEGGYFYVRIYIEFLDKEVSLDDCAKVSVAVEDDIDKIIDEKFFLEISSPGVERPLKKEKDYVRFVGNKVKVSLKHKINENKNFEGILEKFENETVFLKTNKEMLEIPFKEIRKANLVYDFKNI
- a CDS encoding MarR family winged helix-turn-helix transcriptional regulator, with the translated sequence MKKETFSNKISNIRYCCNSLINQELANYGFPELQSSYGAIIYTLFNYHPLTMKELAEKVQRDPSTLTVLVRKLIEKGYIKKIDNEKDSRSKLIILTEKSYKAKKVFDKISKKLNSVIWEDFSDEEIKNLCDGLEKIHKNLKTFNKLENNGR
- a CDS encoding transporter substrate-binding domain-containing protein translates to MKKLLLFFILITGILFTSCGEEKKTNENKPLIVGMELAYPPFETKDSNGNPTGISVDFAKEFGKFIGKDVKIENIAWDGLIPSIQTKKVDMVISSMTITEERKNIVDFSIPYANSLLGMLINKNSPIKDAQDLNKNNITIAVKTGSTGFIYANKYLTNAKITSLADESACVTEVIQGKADVFLYDQLTIYRNWEKNQNTTKAVFIPFQNPEKWGVAVRKGDTELLNKMNEFIEKFNKEGGFDKLTEKYLSEEKENFDKLGFKWFFDLDE
- a CDS encoding amino acid ABC transporter permease, with the translated sequence MIKIKNLFLVTDKKISLSKFLINIFILGIIIFSVGYFSFKKIGLTLDFSFLILLKSRLIKGFLMTFYISLGSFILSSLIGIITVLFQKSNIIILKYISLLYVKFIRGTPLIMQIYLFFYIIGTAWGIENRFIAGIIILSTFEGAYISEILRGSLDSIDKSQLEIGKSVGFTKKQTFKFVIFPQLMARTMPALTGQFASIVKDSSLLSIIAIIELTQTMREISATNFKLFESYMALGLLYLVFTLPLSYISEKLERRFKYES